CCAAATAACAATTTAGGTAAACTTTCAAGACTAGGTGTCGAGTTCTCAGCTTCGCTTGTTGGTAAATATCCACCGTAAGTTGAATTCATACACTGCTGAAGACCTTCTTGTTGTGATTTAAAGCATTCCGGACCACCAGCGGCAATAAATACTGCAATAAAACCCGatgataatcaataacaagtatgaaaaaatgataaataactgataattatcattagacaaaaataaaaaacacttaCGAGCAATACGATCTCCTTctttgtgacaaataaaattgagaaGTGAATCAGTGACATTTAACGCTATTTTAACAGTATCACGTTCTTGGGTTTCAAGGCAGGGTTCCACGGTCGATGTAAAATCGGTGAtacattttttcaatgtcGGCTTTTTCATACAGTACTTTTTGAATACAATATCAAGGTCCCCTGTCGGCTTGGCCTTCTCGATCTCATCCTGCAGCTCCGTCATATTAACGAGTCCTTTGATGCAGTTTTGTATCTCATCGTTGGCTTTCAGCACTTTGTCATAAACATCCGGGCCACCATTTTTTtcgcatttatttttaaactggttttttacgttttcaacCTGTCCGAGTGCCGTCTCGTTCAAGGA
This genomic interval from Microplitis mediator isolate UGA2020A chromosome 2, iyMicMedi2.1, whole genome shotgun sequence contains the following:
- the LOC130663042 gene encoding 27 kDa hemolymph protein-like, encoding MSRTIAIVLFICFGVSSNVVMSQLLLTNLLPGANLLPGGFAGADLDSLNETALGQVENVKNQFKNKCEKNGGPDVYDKVLKANDEIQNCIKGLVNMTELQDEIEKAKPTGDLDIVFKKYCMKKPTLKKCITDFTSTVEPCLETQERDTVKIALNVTDSLLNFICHKEGDRIALFIAAGGPECFKSQQEGLQQCMNSTYGGYLPTSEAENSTPSLESLPKLLFGVKECSDMEKLRGCVVTELEKCTDPTPGNIADALFTFVKRVTPCENLLSGRSAALVEENPKLHGRNSSPISASSFYSLVFITAALALA